CCGGGTTCCTTACTTGGCCGCTGCCAGTTCGGCGGCCTTGTCGGCGCCTTCGTCCATTGTCTGCGCGAGCGTGATCAGCGGGTGCGCGGCATCGACGAGAATCTGCCTGCCCTCGTCCACCTTGTTGCCGTCGAGCCGGACGACCAGCGGCTTGTTCGCCTCGGCGCCCAGGATCTCCAGCGCCTTGACGATGCCGTTGGCGACCGCGTCGCAGGCGGTGATGCCACCGAAGACGTTCACGAACACGCTCTTGACCTGTGCGTCACCGAGGATGACGTCCAGGCCCGCGGCCATCACCTCGGCCGAGGCGCCGCCACCGATGTCGAGGAAGTTGGCGGGCTTGACGCCGCCGTGGTTCTCGCCCGCGTACGCGACCACGTCGAGGGTCGACATGACCAGACCGGCGCCGTTGCCGATGATGCCGACCTCACCGTCGAGCTTGACGTAGTTGAGGTCGTTCTCCTTGGCCTTGAGCTCCAAGGGATCGGTCGCGTCCTTGTCCGCGAAGGCCTCGTGGTCCGCGTGCCGGAACTCGGCGTTCTCGTCCAGGGTCACCTTGCCGTCCAGGGCGAGGATCTCGTCCTGCGGGGTGCGCACCAGCGGGTTGACCTCCACCAGGGTGGCGTCTTCCTTGACGAACACCTCCCACAGCTTCTGGATGGTCACGGCCGCGGCGTCGAGCACGTCGGCGGGCAGGTGGCCCTGCTCGGCGATCGAGCGGGCGAACGCGAGATCGACGCCCTTGACGGCGTCGACCGGAACCTTGGCGAGGCGCTCGGGCTTGGTCGCGGCGACCTCTTCGATCTCCATACCGCCTTCCACCGAGCACATGGCCAGGTAGGTGCGGTTGGACCGGTCGAGCAGGAAGGAGATGTAGTACTCCTCCGCGATGTCCTTGGCTTCGGCGACAAGGATCTTCTTGGTGATGTGGCCCTTGATGTCCAGGCCGAGGATGTTCTGCGCGTGCGTGAACGCGTCGTCCGCGGTCGCGGCGTACTTGACGCCGCCCGCCTTGCCACGGCCACCGGCCTTGACCTGAGCCTTGATCATCACCGGCTTGCCGATTTCCTCCGCGATGGCGCGGGCGTCCTCGGCCGTGTCCGTGACGCGGCCCTCGGACGAAGGCACTCCGTGCTTAACGAAGAGCTCCTTCGCCTGATATTCGAAGAGATCCATGTACTCACCGTCTCGTCTGCGTTGTGATGACAACGTCTTTGTTGGCGGCCCGACGTCGGAAGCGGGTCGGGTCGGACTCTAATCAGTCACATGGACGGCCAATCGGCCACGTTCATCCTAAGTGGCGCAGGTCACGGGCCGATACGCGCGGCGGAAAAACCGCTGGCCAACGCTACTCGCGAGTAGGTTGCTGGCACCGCGCCAGGTAGACCCGCCGAACCCGCGCACACGGCCGGATCTACTACACGTTGTCGTCGAAAAGTCTCGCCCGCGTGCCCAATGCACAGATAGATATTCCGTGCCATTAGCGTGATCAATCTCACATGTTCGGACAGATGGGCCGCAGCGCTTGCGGACCCTGCAATCGTTTCGTTACCGTCATTGCGGTCGATGTCACAGCACGGTCACGACTAGGAGGACGGCAAGCTTGACGCAGCACAGCACTCCGCAGATGGAGAGCCGTTCCGCAGTTGACCCGTCGAAGCCGCTGATCAGCAGGCACCTCGGCCCCGCGAACATCTCCCGCTTCACGATGTGGCACAGCCGATGAACCATCGCTCCGCCCTTATTCCTGAACATCGCGCCCGGACCGGTCATCGTTATCGCGACGACGAATCCTTCGGCGCGCAGGCGACATCCGGCACGTCCCGTGGTCCGTCGGTTGACCGGCAACGGAACTCGCTCTACGCCGCGCCCGCCGCGGCTGCGGCGCCGGTGGACTACAGCTCCCGCGACAACGCCTGGTCCACGAACGACTCGTGGTCCCAGCAGGATTCGTGGGCGCCGCAGGACGCCTGGTCGCAGCAGGAGTCCTGGTCCGACGGCGGTGCCTGGAACTCGGGTGAAGCTTGGAACTCCGGTGACGCCTGGGCCGAAGAAGAGACTTGGGCCCCTGAAGACGGCACCTGGGCGCCGGAAGAATCCTGGGCGCCAGAGGCCGAGCCCGAAACCCCGGACACTCCGGCCACACCGACCGTGATTCCCGGCCGCCGCGCCGCCAAACGCGGTGGCGCACATCGGCTGCCCGCCCCGCCCGCCGCCCTCAAGGGTCGCGCCGCGGTGGCCGCCGTCGCCGCCGGTGCCGTGGTCGCCGCCGGACAAGCCGCACTGGCCTCGCCGGAACAGCCGAGTCAAGCCGTCGACTACGAGGCCGCCGGGCAGATCCACGAGATCGCCGCCCAATCGGTCAGCCTCGCCGACCCCGCCGTCTCGACCGAGTCGCCGCAGATCCTCAACGCCTCCGGGCCGACCCACCTCGGCGACTTCAACGACATCCTGCAAAAGGGTCAGAAGTACGCGCAGGACATGGCCGCCGCGGAAGCCGCGAAACTGCGCCCCCTGTTCACCAAGTTCGCCGCCGGTAACTTCACCTCCGGTTTCGGCGCCCGCTGGGGCGTCCAGCATCTCGGCATCGACATCGCCGGCCCGATCGGCACCCCGATCGTCGCCGTCGCCGACGGCACCGTCATCGAAGCCGGCCCCGCCGCCGGCTTCGGCATGTGGGTCCGCCTGCTGCACGACGACGGCACCGTCACCATCTACGGCCACATCGACACCGCCACAGTCTCCCAGGGCCAGCGCGTCATGGCCGGCGACCAGATCGCCACCATCGGCAACCGCGGCTTCTCCACCGGCCCGCACTGCCACTTCGAAGTGTGGTTGAACGGTTCCGACAAGATCGACCCGGTGCCCTGGTTGGCGACCCGCGGGATCAGCCTGGGACCGCAGCGGGACTAGGTTCGGAGGTCGGGGTTTCCGTGCCGAAGGTGCAGTGAGACTAGGTTCGGGGTCCGTGCCGAAGGTGCAGCGAGACTAGGCTCGAGGTTCCGTGCCGAAGGTGCGCGGGGAGGGCTGACAAGCCGTGAGTTCGGTTCGGTGGACATAGGTTTCGGGTTGGTATGCCCGTTTTGCTTCGGCGTGG
This genomic stretch from Nocardia brasiliensis ATCC 700358 harbors:
- a CDS encoding M23 family metallopeptidase, yielding MNHRSALIPEHRARTGHRYRDDESFGAQATSGTSRGPSVDRQRNSLYAAPAAAAAPVDYSSRDNAWSTNDSWSQQDSWAPQDAWSQQESWSDGGAWNSGEAWNSGDAWAEEETWAPEDGTWAPEESWAPEAEPETPDTPATPTVIPGRRAAKRGGAHRLPAPPAALKGRAAVAAVAAGAVVAAGQAALASPEQPSQAVDYEAAGQIHEIAAQSVSLADPAVSTESPQILNASGPTHLGDFNDILQKGQKYAQDMAAAEAAKLRPLFTKFAAGNFTSGFGARWGVQHLGIDIAGPIGTPIVAVADGTVIEAGPAAGFGMWVRLLHDDGTVTIYGHIDTATVSQGQRVMAGDQIATIGNRGFSTGPHCHFEVWLNGSDKIDPVPWLATRGISLGPQRD
- the sucC gene encoding ADP-forming succinate--CoA ligase subunit beta; this encodes MDLFEYQAKELFVKHGVPSSEGRVTDTAEDARAIAEEIGKPVMIKAQVKAGGRGKAGGVKYAATADDAFTHAQNILGLDIKGHITKKILVAEAKDIAEEYYISFLLDRSNRTYLAMCSVEGGMEIEEVAATKPERLAKVPVDAVKGVDLAFARSIAEQGHLPADVLDAAAVTIQKLWEVFVKEDATLVEVNPLVRTPQDEILALDGKVTLDENAEFRHADHEAFADKDATDPLELKAKENDLNYVKLDGEVGIIGNGAGLVMSTLDVVAYAGENHGGVKPANFLDIGGGASAEVMAAGLDVILGDAQVKSVFVNVFGGITACDAVANGIVKALEILGAEANKPLVVRLDGNKVDEGRQILVDAAHPLITLAQTMDEGADKAAELAAAK